The genomic window CGAACCACGAAACGCTGACCCAGCAGCGGGCAGCCTGATGGGTGTCGCTGCATTGACGCATGAAGGATGGCTGGCCAGCTTGGTTAGTGAGTGCGTGATCAAGTTGCGAGGATCAGAATGGCTCAAGTCGCAGCTTCCCAAGGCACCCCCAACCAGAAGCTTCCTACCGTCGTCTGCGATCAGTGTCGCTCCCCTCGCCCGTCCCGGCCAGCGCATAGGAGCGCGAATAAGCCATTTTCGACGTCGACTCCGCTCACGTTTGTACAGATGAGGTCATATCCTTTGCTGACTCAAGACAGCGGTTCCTGATACCTCAATCTCGAGCCGTCGCTACCCGGCAATTCCTCGGGTCGGAGGCGAAGCAGCGTCTCTGTGACGATGTGCGCGCCGGCAAGATCCGCTTCCTGTTTCGCTCCTCCTCCTCCATGGTACCGGATCATCTCAAGGGTTGCGCCCTCTCGATGTGCCGAGCTGCGATCTCAGATCGAGCAGCGCGAGTGTCGCATCGTGCGGCAGGATTACTGGCACGACAAGAATCGAGGTCTTCGCCTATGAGACCGAGGTCGCTTGCTGCTATCTGGCAGGCCCGCTTCATTGTCCCCTGGCACCTCAGTACGGTGGCCGGCAAACCGCGGCGAAAGACAAGCCGACCCATTCGCCATGGAAAAGGCGGTCGCATCGAGCGATCCTCGCCTGATGGGCCAGTCTTAAGGCCGATATTGCGATGCTGGAACGCTCGAGCGCCTCCCACATCGAAGGCCCTTACGTCATGCCGTGCAGGAGCGTCGAAACATAACCAACCGCTTCGGTCTTCGCGATGGGGCACCAGCATTAATCCTCGGCCGAAGCATCGATCGGAATGCTAAAGCCGACCTTCACGCGGTCCATTATGACCATTGTTTTAAAGCCCTTGATGTCCGCATTTTCGTAGAAGAAGCGTCGAGTAAACTGCTCATAATCTTCCATGGTGCGGGCTGTGATGTATAGGACAAAATCAGCCTCGCCGGTGACGTAAAATCCATTCACGACATCAACCGACGATTTGATCGCCTTCTTAAATTTATCGATTATATCGGAACGTTCGCGCTCCAACGTTACCAGCACCAGCATTTGGATCGGCCTTCCAACTGCCTTCGGCGAAACGATCGATACGTCGGCCTCGATGATGCCCTCACAACGAAGTCTTTTCAGGCGTCGTTGACACGCTGTGGCGGAAAGTCCGGCCAGTTCGCCGATTGTCTCTGATGTTAGTCGGTTATTCTTTTGCACGATCTCGAGGATGCGGGCATCTATTCTGTCGTATTGCATGAACGGCTCCCCCTTGGTGAATATCGCCGCGAAGTTAGTGCGTGATGCAGGAAATCATCCCACCCGCCCAGAAATGCGACGCAAACTACCGTGCATCAAAGGTAGCCTGATTGCGTAGGCAATTTCAACAGATGACGCGTAGGACTCTCAAGTGGAAGCTGGCAATGTTCGACAGACTGGTCCGCATATGGCCGGTATCACGAAGCGGCGTTTGCAAAGTTTGAGGCGCCGCGATTTCCTTACTGGAGCCGCGCTCATCGACGGTCAGTGGGTGACGAGGGACGAGAAAGACGTTGTAGTCGATCCGGCTACCGAAGAGCATATTGCTGAGGTGAGTCGCTACAGTGCCACTGACGTGAGCCACGCAATCGCGGCAGCTGAACGCGCGCTCTGTTCTTGGCGCGAGCTGTTGCCAGCAACTCGTGGGGCGATACTAAGGTGCTGGGCCAGGTTGATGCTCGATCATTCGGACGACCTCGCCGTCCTGGTCACGAGCGAGCAGGGCAAACCACTTTCTGAGGCTCGCCACGAAATTGCGTACGGTGCCGGGTTCCTCGACTGGTTCGCGGCCGAGGGCGAGCGTGCTTACGGTGAGACGATCCCCAGTCACAAGCTTGGAAGTCTGCTTCACGTGCGTATGCAGCCAATCGGCGTCGCCGCGGCGATCACACCTTGGAACTTCCCTGTCGCCATGGTTACGCGAAAGGCCGGAGCAGCCCTCGCCGCGGGCTGCCCTATCATCGTGAAGCCTGCCCCCGAGACCCCTCTATCTGCTCTCGCTGTGGCCCGATTGGCTGAAGAAGCAGGTGTCCCGTCTGGTGTGTTTCAGGTGCTGGTTGGTGATCCCATTGAACTTTCGACGCCCTTGTTGAGCGACACAAGGATACGCGCCCTTTCGTTCACTGGTTCTACGCAAGTCGGTCGCCTGCTCCTGGAAGGATCCGCTGCGACCGTAAAGAAAGTCTCGCTTGAACTCGGAGGGCATGCCCCCTTTCTCGTCTTTGATGACGTCGATCTTGGGAAGGCCGTCAAGGGATTGATGGCAGCCAAGTTCGCTACCTCCGGCCAAGACTGTTTGGCAGCTAACCGCATTTACGTGCAAAGACGCATTTACGATGCCTTCGTCGACTCGTTTGCTGGGGCGATTGCTAAACTAAAGGTCGGCCATGGTCTGGACGCCGCGACGGATATCGGGCCAATGACAAAGCTGTCGGTAGCGAACAAGTGCAGGGCCCAAATCGATGACGCGGCGGCAAAAGGTGCTCGGGTTTTCTCCTCAAAGCAGGGCGACGAACTGGGTGCGAACTTTGTCGCTCCGACGCTGCTAAGTGATGTGACCGAGGACATGCTCATCGGTCATGAGGAGACGTTTGGGCCCGTGGCGGCGGTACTGCCCTTCGACTCTGAAGAAGAGGTCATCGCCCGCGCCAATACAAACGAGATGGGGCTGGCCGGGTACGTCTACACGGATAACCTGCGTCGAGCGCTCAGACTTTCCGAGCAACTCGAGTGCGGAATGATCGGAGTCAACACCGCGTCGTTCACAGGCCCGCCGATTCCGTTTGGCGGATGGAAGCAGTCTGGACTCGGTCGTGAAGGATCGCGGCACGGATTGGCAGAATATATGGAGCTGAAGTACGTCTGCTTCGGCGATTTGACGGGCTAGGAGAATTCGGAATGACTGACATTAAGGCCATCGCCGAGCTTGATCGTTCGAGTGTTCTCCACCCATTCACTCAACTCAAGGAATTTGCCCGCGGACAAGCGGGAGACCCAACAATTGTCACCGGCGGGAAAGGTATCCGCATCGAAGACGCGCAAGGACACACTTACATTGATGCGTTTGCTGGTCTCTACTGCGTAAACATTGGATACGGTCGGACCGAAGTGGCGGAGGCCATTGCGCGGCAAGCCTACAAACTCGCATACTATCATACGTATGCGGCGCACACGACCGACGAGCTGGCAACACTGGCAAATCGACTCGTGCGAATGGCCCCTGGCAAACCAAGTAAAGTATTCTTCGGCTTGTCAGGGTCAGACGCTAACGAGACCCAGGCCAAGCTCGTTTGGTATTACAACAATCTCCGTGGTCAGCCCAAAAAGAAGAAGATTATCTCGCGCGAGCGCGGCTATCACGGCTGCTCAGTGATCTCTGGTTCGATGACCGGGATGTCGTTCTACCATGATCACATGGATCTTCCCTTCCCTGGCATTCTGCACACGGGCGCACCGCACCATTATTGGAGTTCCGAGCCGGGTGAGACGGAAGAGGACTTTTCTCGCCGGCGTGCAGCCGAGCTTGAACAGCTGATCGTACGGGAGGGGCCGGAGACGATCGGCGCGTTCATTGCCGAGCCGGTGCTGGGCACGGGCGGTATAACTCCGCCTCCCGCCGGCTACTGGCGCGAAATTCAGGCTGTGCTCAGGCGATTTGACATTCTTCTGATCGCTGACGAGGTCATTTGCGGGTTTGGGCGAACTGGCGCTGACTTTGGCAGCACCTTGTACGGAATGGAGCCGGACCTGGTGACGGTCGCCAAAGGGTTGACCTCCGGGTACGTGCCACTCTCTGGAGCCATTGTTGGTGAGAGAGTTTACGCAGTGATGGAGGAAGCGGCGGATCGCGTAGGAGCATTCTCTCACGGCTACACCTATTCCGGCCATCCGATCGCGGCCGCTGCCGCCAACGCAGTGCTCGATATCGTCGAAAAGGAGCGGCTTAGCGATAGGGCGAGAGTTGTCGGATCACACTTCCAAAAGCGCCTCAAGGAACGATTTGCACAGCTCGAAATCGTCGGTGAGGTGCGGGGCGTGGGGCTGCTTGGCGCGATCGAATTCGTCGCGGATCGCCAAACAAAACGACGATTTGATCCGCAGCTCAAGGTCGGCGCCCGTATCTCGAAAGCTGCTCGGGAACGGGGGCTCATCGCACGAGCGATGCCGCATGGAGACATTCTTGGTTTTGCCCCTCCTCTCGTTGTAACCGAATTCGAAATAGACGAGATCGTTGAGCTTGCATATCGAGCAACGAAGCAAGTAATGGACGAGCTCGCGAAGAAGTCGGTCTCTAGCTAAATCTACGCACTTCATCTTTCCCGCTGTGGAATCGTTAAACGGGAAAATTCCTCACCACGAGGGAAGGCCTGCACGAGAAACTGGAGCTGCTGGTGACCTGCCACTGCATTTTCATCCAGCGGCAGTTAGAGTCTCGGGGTTTTGTACGCCAAGTGGCGCGGATGGAGCAACGGACGATCGGCGGAGCTGGTCGGGGTTGCGCAGCCGATCGTCCGTTGCGGTGAGGTGGGCGGCGTAGGCCGCGGGGGTCAGGTATTTCAGCGACGAGTGGGGACGCTGGAGATTGTAGTCGGCGACCCAGTTGGCGATCTTGGCGCGGGCGTCAACGAGATCGAAGAACAGGGTCTCGTTGAGTAGCTCATCGCGCATCCGGCCATTGAAACTCTCGACGAAGCCGTTCTGCATCGGCTTTCCCGGCGCAATGAAGTGCCAATCGATGGCTGCGTCCTTGCACCAAGCGAGCATGGCGTTGCAGGTGAATTCGGTGCCATGGTCGGACACGATCATTCCTGGCTTGCCGCGTCGCTCGACGATTGCCGTCAGTTCGCGGGCCACGCGCCGCCCCGAGATCGACGTCTCCGGAATGGCGCCCAGGCATTCCTTGGTGACGTCGTCGACGATGTTGAGGATGCGGAAGCGTCGGCCATTGGCGAACTGGTCGTGGACGAAGTCCAGCGACCAGCGCGCGTTCGGCCTCGCCTCGACCAGGATCGGGGCACGGGTCCGCACGGCCTTGCGGCGAGCCCGCCGTTTGCGGACGGTGAGCCCTTCCTCGCGGTAAAGCCGGTAGATCCGGTTGATCCCCGAGGGCTCGCCCTCCCGCCGCAGCAGGACGAACAACCGGCGATAGCCGAAACGCCGCCGCTCGTTGGCGAGATCGCGCAATCGGCCACGCAGAACTGCGTTCGGCGGGCGGCTGAAGCGATAGCGGATCATCTTCCGATCCGCCCCCACAATCGAGCAGGCCCGCCGTTCCGACAGGCTCATGACGGCCTGCAGATGCGCGACCGCAGCGCGCTTGGCGGCGGGCCCTACCATTTTTTTGAAAGGAGCTCGCGAAGTGCGGCCGCATCGAGCATCTGCTCGGCCAGAAGCTTCTTCAGCTTCGCGTTCTCCTCTTCCAAGGCCCTCAGCCGCTTCGCTTCGGAAACGTCCATGCCGCCGAATTTGGCTCCTTCCAATTGTAGATCGTCGCCTCGGAAACACCGTGCTTGCGAGCCAGGTCGGCTGTCTTCGCCCCAGCCTCATGCTCCTTCAATACCGCGATAATCTGCTCTTCCGTGAACCTTGCTCGCTTCATCTGTCCGTCCTTCTTCGGGCCGGACTCTAACTCCTTCTGGAGGAAATTCGCAGTGGCAGGTCAATGGTTGTGCGTAGTCGTCCGTGAAGAGCGGCTAAGCGATTGAGTTGGGGTCGGATTATTCGTTGTGGCCTGTTTTGGGATTGCAGGGTTTTGATGCTTCGAGCCTCGGAATGCTGCAATTTCGTTTTGAGGATTCCCTCGAATCACCAGTCATGATTCCGTTGTCGGATCGGAGGTGGCGATGCGACCGAAGAAGCCCGAAGCGAGGGGATCGGGTGATCTGTTCCGGGCCCGGCTGGACCAGATCATCAATATGAAGCACGAGCTGGTTCAGCTCGCCAGCAAGGTCGATTGGGACTGGATCGACGGCGAGATCGCGCCGCTCTATAGCGAGAATGGTCGGCCGGGCATCGCGACCCGCTTCATGATCGGGCTGCTGCTGCTCAAGCACATTTACGGCCTGTTTGATGAGGGGGTGTGCGAGCGCTGGGTCCACGACCCGTATTTCCAGTACTTCACCGGCGAAGAGTTCTTTCAGCACGCGTTCCCGCACGAGCGCTCGGACTTGAGCCACTGGCGCAAGCGGCTCGGCGACAAGCTGGAGCTGTTGCTGGCCGAGAGCTTGCGGGGCGCGCACGAGGCCGGCGCGTTGCGCAGCCCGGACCTCAAGCGGGTCACGGTCGATACCACCGTACAGCCGAAGGCCATCACCTTCCCGACCGATGCCAAGCTGCTGCACGCGGCGATCAAGGGGCTCAACCGCCTGGCGAGGAAGCACGGGGTCAAGCTGCGGCAGTCCTATCTTCGCATTGCCAAGACCGCGGCAATGATGCCGGGGCGCTACGCCCATGCCAAGCAATTCAAGCGGCAGCTGCGCATCCTGCGCAGCCGGCTGGGCCGGACATCCGCGATATCCACCGCAAGATCGAAGGTCGGGCTGTGCTCGAGAACGCGTTCGCCCTCCCGCTCAGCCGGGCCTCGCAGATCCGCTCGCAGCAGCAGCGCCAGCGCGGCTGGAAGCTTTATTCCTTCCACGCTCCGGAGGTGGAGTGCATTGGCAAGGGCAAAGCAGCCGCGCCCTACGAGTTAATGGCATGGACCACGCCCGCTCTCAGCGGCAACGTGCAGCCCGGCGGGGGGCAGCAGCAGGAGCGCAAGCCATGTCGAA from Bradyrhizobium zhanjiangense includes these protein-coding regions:
- a CDS encoding NAD-dependent succinate-semialdehyde dehydrogenase, whose protein sequence is MAGITKRRLQSLRRRDFLTGAALIDGQWVTRDEKDVVVDPATEEHIAEVSRYSATDVSHAIAAAERALCSWRELLPATRGAILRCWARLMLDHSDDLAVLVTSEQGKPLSEARHEIAYGAGFLDWFAAEGERAYGETIPSHKLGSLLHVRMQPIGVAAAITPWNFPVAMVTRKAGAALAAGCPIIVKPAPETPLSALAVARLAEEAGVPSGVFQVLVGDPIELSTPLLSDTRIRALSFTGSTQVGRLLLEGSAATVKKVSLELGGHAPFLVFDDVDLGKAVKGLMAAKFATSGQDCLAANRIYVQRRIYDAFVDSFAGAIAKLKVGHGLDAATDIGPMTKLSVANKCRAQIDDAAAKGARVFSSKQGDELGANFVAPTLLSDVTEDMLIGHEETFGPVAAVLPFDSEEEVIARANTNEMGLAGYVYTDNLRRALRLSEQLECGMIGVNTASFTGPPIPFGGWKQSGLGREGSRHGLAEYMELKYVCFGDLTG
- a CDS encoding aminotransferase produces the protein MTDIKAIAELDRSSVLHPFTQLKEFARGQAGDPTIVTGGKGIRIEDAQGHTYIDAFAGLYCVNIGYGRTEVAEAIARQAYKLAYYHTYAAHTTDELATLANRLVRMAPGKPSKVFFGLSGSDANETQAKLVWYYNNLRGQPKKKKIISRERGYHGCSVISGSMTGMSFYHDHMDLPFPGILHTGAPHHYWSSEPGETEEDFSRRRAAELEQLIVREGPETIGAFIAEPVLGTGGITPPPAGYWREIQAVLRRFDILLIADEVICGFGRTGADFGSTLYGMEPDLVTVAKGLTSGYVPLSGAIVGERVYAVMEEAADRVGAFSHGYTYSGHPIAAAAANAVLDIVEKERLSDRARVVGSHFQKRLKERFAQLEIVGEVRGVGLLGAIEFVADRQTKRRFDPQLKVGARISKAARERGLIARAMPHGDILGFAPPLVVTEFEIDEIVELAYRATKQVMDELAKKSVSS
- a CDS encoding Lrp/AsnC family transcriptional regulator, giving the protein MQYDRIDARILEIVQKNNRLTSETIGELAGLSATACQRRLKRLRCEGIIEADVSIVSPKAVGRPIQMLVLVTLERERSDIIDKFKKAIKSSVDVVNGFYVTGEADFVLYITARTMEDYEQFTRRFFYENADIKGFKTMVIMDRVKVGFSIPIDASAED